The Populus trichocarpa isolate Nisqually-1 chromosome 2, P.trichocarpa_v4.1, whole genome shotgun sequence genome has a window encoding:
- the LOC18096446 gene encoding serine/arginine-rich-splicing factor SR34, which produces MSSRASRTLYVGNLPGDIREKEVEDLFYKYGPVAHIDLKIPPRPPGYAFVEFEEARDAEDAIRGRDGYDFDGHRLRVELAHGGRGHSSSDRHSSYSGGRGRGGASRRSEYRVVVTGLPSSASWQDLKDHMRRAGDVCFSQVFRDGSGTTGIVDYTNYEDMKYAIKKIDDSEFRNAFSQAYVRVREYDSKRDSSRSPGRDRSHSRGRNDSRSRSLSRSRSRSKSPKNKSSRRSSARSPPRSVSRSRSGSRPRSLSRSRSRSRSPLSSHQKRSSKSPKKPSVSRSPSRSRSRSRSKSLSR; this is translated from the exons ATGAGCAGCCGAGCGAGCAGGACTCTATATGTTGGGAATCTGCCTGGCGATATTCGCGAAAAAGAAGTCGAAGATTTATTCTACAAG TATGGACCTGTTGCACACATTGATTTGAAGATCCCACCAAGACCCCCTGGTTATGCCTTTGTTGAG TTTGAAGAGGCTCGAGATGCTGAGGATGCAATTCGCGGTCGTGATGGCTATGATTTTGATGGGCATCGTTTAAGG GTGGAACTTGCACATGGTGGGCGTGGACATTCATCCTCAGATCGTCATAGTAGTTATAGCGGTGGTCGTGGACGTGGTGGAGCATCCAGGCGCTCTGAATATCGTG TTGTGGTCACTGGGTTGCCTTCTTCTGCTTCATGGCAAGACCTCAAG GATCATATGCGCCGAGCAGGAGATGTCTGTTTCTCCCAAGTGTTCCGTGATGGTAGTG gcACCACGGGAATTGTTGATTACACAAACTATGAAGACATGAAATATGCG ATTAAGAAGATTGATGACTCTGAGTTTCGAAATGCATTTTCTCAGGCATATGTTCGT GTGAGGGAATATGATTCCAAACGGGACTCATCTAGGAGCCCTGGCCGTGATCGATCTCATTCTAGAGGCCGCAATGATAGTCGCAGTCGCAGTTTAAGTCGGAGCAGGAGCCGCAG CAAGTCTCCTAAAAACAAATCCTCACGTCGGTCATCTGCAAGGTCTCCTCCTAGGTCTGTTTCTCGGTCTCGCTCTGGGTCAAGGCCACGCTCTCTATCAAG ATCCCGTTCAAGATCAAGATCTCCACTTTCATCT CATCAGAAGCGCAGTAGCAAAAGCCCAAAAAAGCCAAGTGTTAGCAGGAGCCccagcagaagcagaagcagaagcagaagcaagAGTTTATCACG GTGA